TACGCTAAACCCATCGGTGTTGTTATTAGAAAGGGGTCATCTTCACGTTTGGATTTTTAATGTAAAGTTGATCTCTTCTCTTTTTTAATATGAATAATGTCTATTCATAAATCCTTATTTATAATTTAAAAATATCAACCTTTCGCCTAATGATAATTTTTTGTTATTATCTCTCCTGATATTGAATGCTCGAAAGATCACGGTTGGGAGAGAAAAGCATGGCAGCATTAAATCCACAATGGTTGGAAACGTTTAAGGTTCTGGTTGAAGTGGGGCATTTTACTCAGACAGCTGAAAAATTGTATATGACTCAGCCCGGAGTAAGCCAACATATCAAAAAGTTAGAGCTGGCATGTGGACATGAACTTTTAAAGCGAGAAGGGAAGAGTTTTGAGCTGACCGAGCAAGGGCAACAGGTGTATGACTACGCACTGACTCAGTCTCTGCGCGAGCTGGAACTTCTTGAAAGTCTGAGCTTTGATGACCCTCAATCAGGAGAGTGTCGTTTGGCCTGTTCTGGTGCTTTGGCGCTATTGATGTACCCACAGCTGATATCGTTACAAAAACAGTACCCTGAGTTGACGGCACATATCGAAGCGGCACCCAACCATAAGATCTTGGATGACATTCAAAGTGGCAGTATTGATTTAGGTGTTGTCACGCATATTCCCACTCCGAGCCTATTTCAATCTAAAAAATTCGCGAGTGAGCCATTATGCTTAATCCTACCTCGTCAATATCAAGATTTACCCATTACCCCAGAGCTTTTGGTTCAATTAGGTCTAGTGAAACATCCTGATGCAGAGCACTATTTATCTCTCTATTTTGATCTTTGTGGCGATAAGAAATTGGCTGCGCTTAATAGTGATAGCTTTCCTGTAGTGAGTTATATCAACCAAATTGGCCAAATATTACTGCCCATTTCTCAAGGGATTGGATTTACTGTACTGCCACAGAGTGCGGTTGAAATGTTTGCAGAAAGACACTTCCTGCATGTGCATACCCCGTCTGAAACCGTATTGGAGACTCTGTATTTGGTACAAAAACGTAATCGTCAACTGCCTGAACGATACGTGATGATTAAAGAGGTTTTTAAGCAAAGTTTACAGCGTGAAAGCGAGAAAGAAGACGCGAGTAAATAGACACCACCATATAAAAAGGCATAGCGTGTTTCGCTATGCCAATACGTATATGTTTATGCTAGAGAGGCAGGTTAGCAACCATGGGACATTAAGAATTCAAATTCATCATGTTCATGGTAGTACTCTGCTTCTTGCTGATGCTTGAACAGTTTTAGTGGCGCATCGGTTGCGCTGTGGTATGTCAGCTTATCGCCAATCACTTGTAGCATTGTGCCTTCAGGAATACCCACCACAATTTCATGCTGGTTAATCGCTAAAAACTCTTCAATACGCTCATCACGAGTTTCGCCCATGTGACCAGAAATATTCGCTTCAATGTAATGCGGGTTGATCTGGAAAGGAACAAGGTTTAACGAAGGCAGAATGGCAGCGCTGACGATTGGCATGTCGTTCGTTGTGCGAATGGTAGGGGTTGCAATGTTAGTACCAGCACTCCAGCCAATGTAGAGCTTGTTGTGGTTAAGAACGGCTTGACGAATTGGACGAACTAAACCCAAGTCATGAAGCATTTTGTTTAGTACCCAAGTATTGCCGCCACTGACGACGATACCATCGGCTTCTTCTATCGCTTTCACAGGATCATCCGCTTGATGGATCCCAGTCACTTCGCATCCCATTGGGCCTAAAATGTCTTGTAGTGCCGTTACACGATCATCGTAGTTTCCGCGAATCATTGCGTATGGAATGAAAAGTAACTTTTTAGCTTGCGTGCGCTCGACGGCAGCGCGAATCCATTCAAGGCCGTATTGTAAAATCTGTTGGTCGCCCGGAATTTTACCGTTGCTAAATAGCATCATGTTCATTGGTTAAGCTCCTGTTCATTTCTGTTAATTATCGGCAATTTTGCCAGAATCTCGGTATCAAACTATAAGCAAATCGGTCATTGGTTTTTTTTACAAACAATGAGCGAAATTTGCACTTTTTATCTAGTTTGCTGATAGGGGTAGTATTCATAAATTGAGTAGAAATGATGTGCGCCAGTGAGGATATTTGGACAACTTTTCCTATTTCTGACATTACTGGGTTGTCGATGCCAGTGAATGGCAAACTGGAGTGATAAAACGCTCCAGTTTTTAGAAATACCTTTGTTATCAGGTCTTTAATTCTGTGTATGAGTTGAAGGGGTAATGGCGTTTTTGTTAAGGAACGTAATGGCATCATCCAGATGTATGGGGAGTTGGATAAAGCTTAACTCTTTGCCATTGTTAAATTGCCAAGGGTTTTGTTTAACGATTTCGCTAAGGTCATCATCCCATTTAGGGTAGAAAAGGAAGCCACTGTTTGCGTGTGTGAAATTATTAAGGTATGCCGACATTTGATAAAGATCATCCCGCTTCGGACTCATCCAAGGTGCGTCGCCAATTCGTTTATATTTTGCATCAGCGACGATTAGTGCATCGTCATCATTCTGTGATTTATTACGGTCTAAAATTAGATAGTCAGGTATCAACTTTCCAAGGGTTTTTTCTTCAGACTTAAGCAAATAATTCTGACTAGCAGAGGTGCCATTTTTTACGTTCAGGTTCTCTGGGGTAACTTGCTTAAGTACGTTAAATACATAAGCTTCCCATAGCTCTGCAACGTCTATTAGCATCGTTTTATTTGTCGAGTGACTTTGATGCTCTGATAGATTCTTACGATTTAACACATCTTTGCTGAGACGGGCAACCGAGCGATACTCTCTTGCAATTGGCATTAACTTCGCGGATTTTATCTCTTGATGATTGGGGGCTTTGGTGCGGCGAGGTGTGGCATCAATCATCTTTTGCAAACGCGCCGCAGTGACCTCGGGCATCCAGTGCATAACATCGTGTGATGGAAACCATTTTTGAATCTCATAGTAGGCTAGAACAATGACCTGCGTAATCGGGTTATTGATATCTTTAGAAAAAGAAGTCGACACAACCTTGGATCCATCGACCACTCTTTGCTTGAGAGTGGCTCGAACATCTAATCTTCCAACAATGGCTGATTTTATATGGGTTTTCTTTTTTTGAACCACGGGCAAGGCATGTTTAGATGCGTTGACTAAAAGGTTAACCCATTGAATGGCGAGCATCAGTTCTAGTACTGTTCCCTCCATGCTTTTTTCCTGTTTTATCGATTTTTTCGTATCAATGGGGATAAAGTTATTGATAGGAAAATTATCGATAAAAAAAGAAAAGGGAAAGCGCGGAGCAATATCAAGATTTATCCCATCGAAAAATATGGCTCCCACATATCTTCCCGTCCACCATGTGCCTTTGCCATCACAGTAAACAATCGGCTCCATTTCACGAGATGCATTGGTATAACGTAATACGTCGTTGTTGTTTAGATTATAATCACCAAGTCTCTGCAACCAATTTATCGCTTGGTCAATTTTATTTTTTGCAGTTCCACCAAAGTAAGTTTTAGCGAACTGATTAATATCAATTTGACTACAATCCTTCAGCATTAGTTACCCTTATTAGGGTTAAATGATTTTTTAAGACGAGCTAATACTTGCTTTTTGCTTTCCTTATCTATGCCTGAAAGATACTCTTTTAATAATGGTTCTAATGAGTAGTTCCAAAGTTTTGTGATGGGTTCATACCAGCCGCTTTCTCTAAATAGATAGGTTGTTTTCTTTGGTTGCGACATTAATGCTTCTTGTAAGAAGATCACGCTATCGATAAAGAAAACGTGGCCGAGTTTAAAATCTTCACCTAATTCACTTTCATTAGATATTTCGTCATTCAAATTGTTGGCAGCTTCGACTAATTTAATAAAGTCATCTTCTACCGCACTGAACTCTTTAGATATTTTACCTTGAACGAATTTAGTCCAATTATTTTGGCAAATATCAAATAGCGCTTCTGGGCAGTATGTGGCTTCAATCCATAGAAAACGTCTTCTGAGTGCAAAATCTAGTTGCTCGACTGAGTGATCTATAAGGTTCATGGTGCCAATGACATAGAGGTTGGCTGGGATTGTTAATGTCATTGGTTCAGTGTCAGTGTTACCGATTAAGTCGATCGCCTCACCTCTATTTTCAAGAGCGCTAAAGCATTCACCAAATAATCGGCTGAGGTCGACTCGGTTTATTTCGTCTAAAATCAGAACGTGAGGAAGTTCAGGTTCAGACTTCATCTTGTCTATCAGGTTTAATAGATAGCCCTTTTTATATACAGTGTTGCCGCCTTGAAAGTGCATACCACGAACAAAGTCTTCATAGCTATAGGCTGGATGCAGTTGTAAGCGATGTATATTATTTTCATGGGCAATCTTTAATTTAGCTTGTCCTTCTTCTTTGAATAGATGACTACCAAGTGATTTCGCTAGCTGATGGTTGATCATCTCTTTCGCTAACTCTTTTGCTCTGTAGGTTTTACTTGTTCCTGGAGGCCCATACAAAACGATCTGTTTTTTATATTCCAACAATGATGAATCTGGATTGTCTTTATTTGAAGATGAACCTTGCAGCCAAAACTTTTTAAGATCTTCATCATAGAAATTGACCTCTTTGCCTCTGATTTCGGCAAGATTTGTTTTAATCATGCGTATTTTTTGGTCTACATCGGCATTTTTAATCATGTCCGAATTCTCTATTAGCCCTTCAAAAGCGTTCACTAATTTAGTTTTCTCGCCTTGGCTAATGATTGGCTCGTATTGATTTGAGAATAAGAGGTGCAGTAGTGCGTGGCGAGATTGAGGTGTTCTTCCTTCTAACTCATCAAGGTTGTCGATCAAATATTGAAATTCTGCATGATTAGTTTCTTGTAGTAAGCGCTCTCGTTCTGTTTCACTAAAGTCGAACCACTTAGAAAATACGGTAATAGGATAGAAAACCTCTCTAAATTTATTAGTGTTATATCCCATTCCACCACTCGCAATCCCGTAGAAATCCAAACATTCAATGCTAAACGAAAAATCAAAATTCTGGCTATCTGGGATGAGAGAGATCAAATAATTTATATTGCTAGATTTTGTAGAGCAGCTAATACTGGTTGGGATAAAGTAATAGATAGTCAGTATTTCAACCATGAGTAGATGAAGTGATGGAGCTTTCCCGTCAAGCTGAGTTTTAATTTTGTCTGAAAAGGATTTGTTTTTATCCTCATCGGGAGAACCTAGCGTCGCCGCTTTCAAATTATTGAAATTTTCTTGGGTCCATAGATCGCCGTTACCATTGAGAGACCCACCTTTGGTTAGCACTTCTTTTAATTTACTAACGAAATCTATTTTGTTCATTTTATTACCTGTTCTAAATTCGGTGTCTTGTTTATTGTGGTCGGTTTGCTTCATAGCATGAGCATATGTCATCCATTTACCTAGAGTAGGTTCAATCTCGATGACTCTGTTTCAACCGTTATTCATCTAGCTTGATACCGGCCTTGTTAAAAAAATCTGCGACTTGGCGGTCATGGATGACTTGCTCATTTGCACTCATTACTGGTGCTACGGCTTCCGGCCTTTTATAGATCGAAGTGCCACAACTTCTAAGTGAATAGTCTTGTGTCACCGCGCAGATCTGTTCCCAAACACACCACTCAAGGTCGATGGTTTTAAGTGGTTCTGCGCTTCTGACAAACGGAAAAAGTCGCTCTATTCTCGATTGAGTTTCTAGCAGGAGTGTGTAGCTTGAAGAGTCTTCTTCGCTCTCCTGCCAATATTGTAGATCTTGGTGGATCGCAATGATCATGTCAGGTTGAGTTAATGGTTCTGAGAACGCGATTTCAAAGCTATCTTGGAGCGTATCGTCATTCATATTGTGTGTTTCTTCTGCTCTCGATTTATTGAAGCACTCTTCCATGTAGGTAAAAACATCTAATACCAGCGACATTCGAGTACTCATGTACAAATTGGCCGGGTGGCTATTTTTTTTAGCCTGTCTTTGCCTCTGCGATAGTTTGGCTTTATTTTGTGTGATTCGTTTTCTTTTCATTTCAATATCTATCTTGAGTCAGTCACTGGATCGTACCACAGAATGTTTTAGCGAGATGTGTCATGGATGGTTTGTGGTGAGTCGACCTTCCCAATAAGCAATAAGCTCAATGAGTCTGAATTGTTGGTTTTGAATCCATGATATCGTGATTTTGTTCGTTATTTTGATATGTATACTATTACAACATATTACTCTGTAAGGAGATCGTTTAGTATCAGTTCATGCAGTAAATTTGATTACGGAGAGCGTAGATTTGTCATCTCATATTGATTTTTTTTCAAGGGCGCAAGGGGCATTACTAGGGTTAGCATTGGGAGACGCTTTAGGAACAACGCTTGAATTTCAGCCTAAAGATACTTTTGAACCCATTACCGATCTTTGCGGTGGAGGGCCGTTTAACCTTCAAGCTGGTCAATGGACGGATGATACATCAATGGCGCTCTGCTTAGCTGATTCATTGCTTTCTTGCCAAGGACACAATGCAAAAGATCAAGTTGAGCGCTATATTCGTTGGCGTGACACTGGGTACAATTCGCCGACTGGCCGATGTTTTGATATTGGTAATACCGTGTCTGAATCGCTAAGAGCTTATGAGAAAACCCATAACCCTGAATCTGGGTTAACCAATGAATACTCAGCAGGAAATGGCAGTATCATGCGCCTTGCTCCTATCGTTATTTTCTATTCTCAGCATAAAGGACATACTCCTGATCAAATTCAATCGCTGGCAGTACAAAGCTCATTAACGACTCATGGTGAAGAGCAGTGTGTTGAAGCTTGTAAAATACTCGCTTATTTATTGAATTTGATTATTTTCAATGAGCTAGATAAGAGTGCATTGATTGATAATGTACTCGCTACTTTTCCTATTGATGAACAACGAGGGAAGGGGAGTAATAAATTACGTAGAGCGATCGAAAAAGCAGCCGATGCTGAAACAACACGCGATGAAATTTTTGGGCGAGGTTATGTGGTTGACTCTTTACAAGCAGCGGTTTGGTGTTTTTTACAGACCAATTCTTTTGCTGAAGGTGCGTTGCTAGCTGCTAACCTTGGTGATGATGCCGATACTACAGCGGCTATATACGGACAGATAGCGGGTGCACATTACGGTTTGGATGCCCTACCTGTAGAGTGGTTAGAAAAACTGGCATGGCGAGAGACAATTTCAGAAACGGCAATAATGCTCGCGCTTTATGACAACTCACCTGACAGTAATAGAATGTATTTTAAGTTTAAAAAGCCTGAACAAGTTGTGTCGCTTGACGATGAAAATTTATCAGAAGAACAGCAAGGAAAGAATAAACAGCGGTGCCCAACTTTAGATCTATCTATGCCTCAAACGTATTCAACGTTACTTGATCATATTCAAGAATTCTTTAGATACACTTTTGATATACCGACGCTCTCGATCTCAGGCACGACCAATATCTATGAGGATCTTGATAGGCTTTATTATTCACTCGATGATGATTCTGAAGCGACGAATGGGCGATTATTCTGTGATAAAAATGGTAATGGTGGGATGTCGGATCGTGGCTTAGTGGCCTACTTGACTTTGTGTCATGAATTACCAGATACGATGGGAATCAACGGGAAAAATTCAGAAATTGAAGGTTATGATTTAGTCATTGATGGCCTTGATTCGGAATGGAAAACGGTGGGCGAATTTATTGAAACTTTCTTGGAAGTGAACCGCTGCTATTTGGCCAAATCTTCGTAGTCTTTAAGTCACTATTGCAGTCGAATCTGCGATCTGTTCATCACTAAAAGGTGAAGCCCGACATTCGGCACTGTTGGGCGTCTCGTCACCGAAGGTCCACCAGAAGAGGTGCTGACAGAAACACTACTTAGCCATGTTTTCGATCTCAAAGCTTGAGTGTTCCGTGACCCTATTTCAAATACACCGATGTGTGTGGCGATTTGATGTTAGAAAGCAATACTGTTAAACCTGAGACGCGACCTAGATAACTACTATAAACCGCTCACGCATATAATAAGTGAG
Above is a window of Vibrio cortegadensis DNA encoding:
- a CDS encoding LysR family transcriptional regulator, whose translation is MAALNPQWLETFKVLVEVGHFTQTAEKLYMTQPGVSQHIKKLELACGHELLKREGKSFELTEQGQQVYDYALTQSLRELELLESLSFDDPQSGECRLACSGALALLMYPQLISLQKQYPELTAHIEAAPNHKILDDIQSGSIDLGVVTHIPTPSLFQSKKFASEPLCLILPRQYQDLPITPELLVQLGLVKHPDAEHYLSLYFDLCGDKKLAALNSDSFPVVSYINQIGQILLPISQGIGFTVLPQSAVEMFAERHFLHVHTPSETVLETLYLVQKRNRQLPERYVMIKEVFKQSLQRESEKEDASK
- the pepE gene encoding dipeptidase PepE, with translation MNMMLFSNGKIPGDQQILQYGLEWIRAAVERTQAKKLLFIPYAMIRGNYDDRVTALQDILGPMGCEVTGIHQADDPVKAIEEADGIVVSGGNTWVLNKMLHDLGLVRPIRQAVLNHNKLYIGWSAGTNIATPTIRTTNDMPIVSAAILPSLNLVPFQINPHYIEANISGHMGETRDERIEEFLAINQHEIVVGIPEGTMLQVIGDKLTYHSATDAPLKLFKHQQEAEYYHEHDEFEFLMSHGC
- a CDS encoding McrC family protein; its protein translation is MLKDCSQIDINQFAKTYFGGTAKNKIDQAINWLQRLGDYNLNNNDVLRYTNASREMEPIVYCDGKGTWWTGRYVGAIFFDGINLDIAPRFPFSFFIDNFPINNFIPIDTKKSIKQEKSMEGTVLELMLAIQWVNLLVNASKHALPVVQKKKTHIKSAIVGRLDVRATLKQRVVDGSKVVSTSFSKDINNPITQVIVLAYYEIQKWFPSHDVMHWMPEVTAARLQKMIDATPRRTKAPNHQEIKSAKLMPIAREYRSVARLSKDVLNRKNLSEHQSHSTNKTMLIDVAELWEAYVFNVLKQVTPENLNVKNGTSASQNYLLKSEEKTLGKLIPDYLILDRNKSQNDDDALIVADAKYKRIGDAPWMSPKRDDLYQMSAYLNNFTHANSGFLFYPKWDDDLSEIVKQNPWQFNNGKELSFIQLPIHLDDAITFLNKNAITPSTHTQN
- a CDS encoding McrB family protein, with protein sequence MNKIDFVSKLKEVLTKGGSLNGNGDLWTQENFNNLKAATLGSPDEDKNKSFSDKIKTQLDGKAPSLHLLMVEILTIYYFIPTSISCSTKSSNINYLISLIPDSQNFDFSFSIECLDFYGIASGGMGYNTNKFREVFYPITVFSKWFDFSETERERLLQETNHAEFQYLIDNLDELEGRTPQSRHALLHLLFSNQYEPIISQGEKTKLVNAFEGLIENSDMIKNADVDQKIRMIKTNLAEIRGKEVNFYDEDLKKFWLQGSSSNKDNPDSSLLEYKKQIVLYGPPGTSKTYRAKELAKEMINHQLAKSLGSHLFKEEGQAKLKIAHENNIHRLQLHPAYSYEDFVRGMHFQGGNTVYKKGYLLNLIDKMKSEPELPHVLILDEINRVDLSRLFGECFSALENRGEAIDLIGNTDTEPMTLTIPANLYVIGTMNLIDHSVEQLDFALRRRFLWIEATYCPEALFDICQNNWTKFVQGKISKEFSAVEDDFIKLVEAANNLNDEISNESELGEDFKLGHVFFIDSVIFLQEALMSQPKKTTYLFRESGWYEPITKLWNYSLEPLLKEYLSGIDKESKKQVLARLKKSFNPNKGN
- a CDS encoding ADP-ribosylglycohydrolase family protein translates to MSSHIDFFSRAQGALLGLALGDALGTTLEFQPKDTFEPITDLCGGGPFNLQAGQWTDDTSMALCLADSLLSCQGHNAKDQVERYIRWRDTGYNSPTGRCFDIGNTVSESLRAYEKTHNPESGLTNEYSAGNGSIMRLAPIVIFYSQHKGHTPDQIQSLAVQSSLTTHGEEQCVEACKILAYLLNLIIFNELDKSALIDNVLATFPIDEQRGKGSNKLRRAIEKAADAETTRDEIFGRGYVVDSLQAAVWCFLQTNSFAEGALLAANLGDDADTTAAIYGQIAGAHYGLDALPVEWLEKLAWRETISETAIMLALYDNSPDSNRMYFKFKKPEQVVSLDDENLSEEQQGKNKQRCPTLDLSMPQTYSTLLDHIQEFFRYTFDIPTLSISGTTNIYEDLDRLYYSLDDDSEATNGRLFCDKNGNGGMSDRGLVAYLTLCHELPDTMGINGKNSEIEGYDLVIDGLDSEWKTVGEFIETFLEVNRCYLAKSS